One Burkholderia sp. 9120 DNA window includes the following coding sequences:
- the acpS gene encoding holo-ACP synthase codes for MTIYGIGTDIVQVSRVAAVMTRTNGRFAEKVLGPDELRVYHARQARSAARGLAFLATRFSAKEAFSKAIGLGMRWPMTWRALQTLNKPSGEPMVVASGELAEWLDARGITARVTISDERDYAVSFVIAETGQESGTVQTATQTQPDAQIQTQPPTQTQPPSSAPTPDAPHAPAADE; via the coding sequence ATGACGATCTACGGCATCGGCACGGATATCGTTCAGGTCAGCCGCGTGGCCGCGGTCATGACGCGCACCAACGGCCGCTTTGCCGAGAAGGTGCTCGGGCCGGACGAACTGCGCGTTTATCACGCGCGTCAGGCTCGGTCGGCGGCGCGCGGTCTCGCGTTTCTCGCCACGCGGTTCTCGGCGAAAGAAGCGTTCTCGAAAGCGATTGGCCTGGGTATGCGCTGGCCGATGACCTGGCGTGCGCTGCAAACGCTCAACAAGCCGAGCGGCGAACCGATGGTGGTGGCCTCCGGCGAGCTGGCCGAATGGCTCGACGCGCGCGGCATCACGGCGCGCGTGACGATCAGCGACGAGCGGGACTACGCGGTGTCGTTCGTGATTGCGGAAACCGGGCAGGAGAGCGGGACGGTGCAAACGGCGACGCAAACACAGCCGGACGCTCAAATACAGACGCAACCGCCAACTCAAACCCAACCGCCTTCATCGGCCCCAACGCCGGACGCTCCGCACGCTCCCGCCGCCGACGAATAA
- the pdxJ gene encoding pyridoxine 5'-phosphate synthase has protein sequence MSFFLTLPNVIDLGVNIDHVATLRNARGTSYPDPIRAALMAEEAGADVITLHLREDRRHIVDADVRKLRPLLKTRMNLECAVTQEMLDIACEVQPHDTCLVPEKRQELTTEGGLDVAGQFEAVRAACKQLAEANSRVSLFIDPDETQIRAAHEAGAPVIELHTGRYAEAHDPAEQQREFERVVRAVEFGATLGIKVNAGHGLHYTNVQQIAAIEGIDELNIGHSIVAHAIFAGWENAVREMKAIMVAARLGARA, from the coding sequence ATGAGCTTCTTTCTTACGTTGCCGAACGTCATTGACCTGGGCGTGAATATCGATCACGTCGCCACGCTGCGCAACGCGCGCGGCACGTCCTATCCCGATCCGATCCGCGCCGCGTTGATGGCCGAAGAGGCGGGCGCCGACGTGATCACGCTGCATCTGCGCGAAGACCGCCGCCATATCGTCGACGCCGACGTGCGCAAGCTGCGTCCGCTGCTGAAAACGCGCATGAATCTCGAATGCGCGGTGACTCAGGAGATGCTCGACATCGCCTGTGAAGTGCAGCCGCACGACACCTGCCTCGTGCCCGAAAAGCGCCAGGAACTGACCACGGAAGGCGGCCTCGACGTCGCCGGCCAGTTCGAAGCGGTGCGGGCCGCGTGCAAGCAGCTCGCGGAAGCGAACTCGCGCGTGTCGCTCTTCATCGACCCGGACGAAACGCAGATTCGCGCCGCGCACGAAGCCGGCGCGCCGGTGATCGAACTGCACACCGGCCGTTACGCGGAAGCGCACGATCCCGCCGAACAGCAGCGCGAATTCGAGCGCGTGGTTCGCGCGGTGGAATTCGGCGCGACGCTCGGCATCAAGGTGAACGCGGGCCACGGCTTGCACTACACGAACGTGCAGCAGATCGCGGCGATCGAAGGCATCGACGAATTGAATATCGGCCACTCGATCGTGGCGCATGCGATCTTCGCCGGCTGGGAAAACGCGGTGCGCGAGATGAAGGCGATCATGGTCGCCGCGCGTCTCGGCGCGCGCGCGTAG